One window of Pelmatolapia mariae isolate MD_Pm_ZW linkage group LG18, Pm_UMD_F_2, whole genome shotgun sequence genomic DNA carries:
- the LOC134616371 gene encoding zinc finger protein 260-like, with protein MPSVQSLREFINERLTAAAEQIFLEFEKTIVQYEEEIDRQRRLLDITWKPQIKLHRTELPQHYVCKKTSSSLDQEEPEPPQIKEEQEELCSSQEGEQLGLKEETDTFMVTAAEEGDHSEPDMEQLFSRGPDAFMVTAAEEGDHSEPEAHREQLLSQDPDTLIFIQSKSKEILADINESVQYEEEIDRQRRLLDITWKPEIKLHRTDVPQQPFFKEEVHTEQQLWNQERSSSLDQEEPEPPQIKEEQEELCSSQEGEQLGLKEEPDTFMVTAAYEEREQNEPESNSNHLLSHSSAVAESQNQEGSMDVDSGSNRNRNKSHSNAVDSPTSKIQCNSDKCKKSLECDICGKVFKQNYEMKRHYTVHTGEKPYFCKTCGKGFTQRGALTYHMRIHTGEKPYSCKTCGKMFAYSSDSLKHRRIHTGEKPYPCKTCLKMFACSSSLSIHMRTHTGEKPYHCKTCGKMFASRNYLLKHTRTHTGEKPYLCNSCGKMFACNSSLLKHMRTHTGEKPYTCKTCGKMFRCSSHLLVHIRTHTGERPYHCKTCGKMFMSSSHLLRHMKTHTGQKL; from the exons ATGCCTTCAGTTCAGTCTCTGAGAGAGTTTATCAACGAGCGactaactgctgctgctgaacaaaTATTCTTGGAGTTTGAAAAAACGATCGTCCAGTACGAGGAAGAGATCGACCGTCAGCGCAGACTGCTGGATATCACCTGGAAACCCCAAATCAAGCTGCACAGGACAG AACTCCCACAGCATTATGTCTGTAAGAAGACGAGCTCCAGTCTGGACCAGGAGGAACCAGAACctccacagattaaagaggaacaggaggaactgtgcagcagtcaggagggagagcagctgggactgaaggaggagactgataCCTTTATGGTGACTGCTGCTGAGGAAGGAGACCACAGTGAACCAGACATGGAGCAGCTCTTCTCTCGGGGGCCTGATGCCTTTATGGTGACTGCTGCTGAGGAAGGAGACCACAGTGAACCAGAAGCACACAGGGAGCAGCTCCTCTCTCAGGATCCTgatacattaatatttattcagTCCAAATCTAAAGAAATATTAGCAGATATTAATGAATCTGTCCAGTACGAGGAAGAAATCGACCGTCAGCGCAGACTGCTGGATATCACCTGGAAACCCGAAATAAAGCTGCACAGGACAG ACGTCCCACAGCAGCCTTTCTTTAAAGAGGAGGTTCATactgagcagcagctctggaACCAGGAGAGGAGCTCCAGTCTGGACCAGGAGGAACCAGAACctccacagattaaagaggaacaggaggaactgtgcagcagtcaggagggagagcagctgggACTGAAGGAGGAGCCTGATACCTTTATGGTGACTGCTGCTTATGAGGAAAGGGAGCAGAATGAACCAGAATCAAACAGCAATCATCTCCTCTCTCATAGCTCTGCTGTTGCTGAGAGCCAAAATCAGGAAGGAAGCATGGATGTAGATTCAGGGTcaaatagaaatagaaacaaAAGTCACAGCAATGCAGTAGATTCCCCTACGTCAAAGATTCAGTGTAACTCTGACAAATGTAAAAAGTCTTTAGAATGTGATATATGTGGAAAAGTTTTTAAGCAGAATTATGAAATGAAAAGACATTACAcagttcacacaggtgagaaaccgtatttttgcaaaacttgtggGAAAGGTTTTACTCAGAGGGGTGCTTTGACTTACCACATgagaattcacacaggtgagaaaccatATTCTTGTAAAACTTGTGGGAAAATGTTTGCATACAGTAGCGATTCACTGAAGCACAGgcgaattcacacaggtgagaaaccatATCCTTGTAAAacctgtttgaaaatgtttgccTGTAGCAGTTCTTTATCTATCCACATGAGAACTCACACAGGCGAGAAACCTTATCATTGTAAAACATGTGGTAAAATGTTTGCATCTAGAAATTATTTGTTAAAGCACACGAGAACTCATACAGGTGAGAAACCTTATCTGTGTAACAGCTGTGGGAAAATGTTTGCATGTAATAGTTCATTATTGAAGCATATGAGaactcacacaggtgagaagccttATACTTGTAAAACATGCGGGAAAATGTTCAGATGTAGTAGTCATTTATTAGTGCATATAAGAactcacacaggtgagaggcCATATCATTGTAAAACTTGTGGGAAAATGTTCATGTCTAGTAGTCATTTGTTGCGCCACATGAAAACTCACACAGGCCAGAAGTTGTAG